One stretch of Methylopila sp. 73B DNA includes these proteins:
- a CDS encoding TIGR02594 family protein, which yields MNVLAIQQRLTALGYNPGPLDGVWGPTTRKAVIAFQTAKKLSQDGVVGPKTLAALNAAATGGGVQATPLTVGEPVWVQEGRRRLGLHESNPALKAFLKSDGKTLGDPERLPWCGDFVETCIRLVLPDEILPANPYFARNWLAVGVKCPEPVVGCIAVFERGPNAGHVGFVVGQDKTYLSILGGNQSNSVSVSRIAKSRALGYRWPKTAGAITVAPMAAATGDITTNEA from the coding sequence ATGAACGTGCTGGCCATCCAGCAGCGCTTGACCGCGCTCGGCTACAATCCTGGCCCCCTCGACGGGGTGTGGGGCCCGACCACGCGGAAGGCCGTCATCGCCTTCCAGACGGCGAAGAAGCTGTCCCAGGACGGCGTCGTGGGGCCGAAGACGCTCGCGGCTCTGAACGCCGCAGCGACCGGCGGCGGGGTGCAGGCGACGCCGCTCACGGTGGGCGAGCCCGTTTGGGTTCAGGAGGGCCGCCGACGCCTTGGTCTGCACGAGAGTAACCCCGCGCTGAAGGCCTTCCTCAAGTCGGACGGCAAGACCCTGGGCGATCCCGAACGCCTGCCATGGTGCGGCGATTTCGTGGAGACCTGCATCCGGCTCGTGCTCCCCGACGAGATTCTGCCGGCGAACCCGTATTTCGCGCGCAACTGGCTCGCGGTCGGGGTGAAGTGTCCCGAACCGGTTGTCGGCTGCATCGCCGTGTTCGAGCGCGGGCCGAACGCCGGCCACGTCGGCTTCGTCGTGGGCCAGGACAAGACCTATCTGTCGATCCTCGGCGGCAACCAGAGCAACAGCGTCAGCGTCTCGCGGATCGCGAAGAGCCGGGCGCTTGGCTACCGCTGGCCCAAGACGGCCGGCGCAATCACGGTCGCGCCCATGGCGGCGGCGACCGGCGACATCACCACCAACGAGGCCTAA